One Mycobacterium kubicae genomic window carries:
- a CDS encoding 3-hydroxyacyl-CoA dehydrogenase NAD-binding domain-containing protein: MTDNTIQWDKDDDGIVTLTLDDPSGSANVMNEAYIESMGKAVDRLVAEKDSITGVVITSAKKTFFAGGDVKSMIQIGPENAGEAFDLVENVKKQLRTLETLGKPVVAALNGAALGGGLEIALACHHRIAADVKGSQFGFPEATLGLLPGAGGVTRTVRMFGIQNAFVNILSQGTRFKPAKAKELGLIDELLPTVEELVPAAKAWIKANPDAHEQPWDKKGYKMPGGTPSSPSLASILPSFPSLLRKQIKGAPMPAPKAILAAAVEGAQVDFDTASRIESRYFTELVTGQVAKNMIQAFFFDLQAINSGESRPDGIGKTPINKIGVLGAGMMGAGIAYVSAKAGYDVVLKDVSMEAAQKGKGYSEKLEAKALERGRTTEEKSKALLDRITPTADPADLKGVDFVVEAVFENQDLKHKVFQEIEDIVEPNAVLGSNTSTLPITGLATGVKRQEDFIGIHFFSPVDKMPLVEIIKGEKTSDEALARVFDYTLAIGKTPIVVNDSRGFFTSRVIGTFVNEALAMLGEGVEPASIEQAGSQAGYPAPPLQLSDELNLELMHKIALATRKGVEDAGGTYEPHPAEAVVEKMIELGRSGRLKGAGFYEYPEGKRSGLWPGLRETFKSGSSEPPLQDMIDRMLFAEALETQKCLDEGVLTSTADANIGSIMGIGYPPWTGGSAQYIVGYEGPGGTGKEAFVARAKELAQKYGDRFLPPDSLT, translated from the coding sequence ATGACCGACAACACCATTCAGTGGGACAAGGACGACGACGGCATCGTCACGCTGACGCTGGACGACCCGTCCGGCTCGGCCAACGTCATGAACGAGGCCTACATCGAGTCGATGGGCAAGGCCGTGGATCGCCTTGTCGCCGAGAAGGATTCGATCACCGGCGTGGTGATCACCAGCGCGAAGAAGACCTTCTTCGCCGGCGGCGACGTCAAGAGCATGATCCAGATCGGCCCGGAGAACGCCGGTGAGGCTTTCGACCTGGTCGAGAACGTCAAGAAGCAGTTGCGCACCCTCGAGACGCTGGGCAAGCCGGTGGTGGCCGCCCTCAACGGCGCTGCGCTCGGCGGCGGCCTGGAGATCGCGCTGGCCTGTCACCACCGCATCGCGGCCGACGTCAAGGGCTCGCAGTTCGGTTTCCCCGAGGCGACGTTGGGACTGCTGCCCGGCGCGGGTGGCGTCACCCGCACGGTGCGCATGTTCGGCATCCAGAACGCGTTCGTCAACATCCTGTCGCAGGGGACGCGCTTCAAGCCGGCCAAGGCCAAGGAGCTGGGCCTGATCGACGAGCTGCTGCCCACGGTCGAGGAGCTGGTCCCGGCGGCAAAGGCGTGGATCAAGGCCAACCCGGACGCTCATGAGCAGCCGTGGGACAAGAAGGGCTACAAGATGCCCGGCGGCACCCCGTCGTCGCCGTCGCTGGCCAGCATCCTGCCGTCATTCCCGTCGCTGCTGCGCAAGCAGATCAAGGGCGCGCCGATGCCGGCGCCGAAGGCCATCCTGGCCGCTGCGGTCGAGGGTGCGCAGGTCGACTTCGACACCGCCAGCCGCATCGAGAGCCGCTACTTCACCGAACTGGTCACCGGCCAGGTCGCCAAGAACATGATCCAAGCGTTCTTCTTCGACCTGCAGGCCATCAACTCCGGCGAATCGCGTCCGGACGGGATCGGCAAGACGCCGATCAACAAGATCGGTGTGCTCGGCGCGGGCATGATGGGCGCCGGCATCGCCTATGTCTCGGCCAAGGCCGGCTACGACGTCGTGCTCAAGGACGTCAGCATGGAGGCGGCTCAGAAGGGTAAGGGCTACTCGGAGAAGCTGGAAGCCAAGGCGCTCGAGCGGGGCCGCACCACCGAGGAGAAGTCCAAGGCGCTGCTGGACCGCATCACCCCGACGGCCGACCCCGCCGACCTCAAGGGCGTGGACTTCGTCGTCGAAGCGGTCTTCGAGAACCAGGACCTCAAGCACAAGGTGTTCCAGGAAATCGAAGACATCGTCGAGCCCAACGCGGTGTTGGGGTCCAACACCTCGACGCTGCCGATCACCGGTCTGGCGACCGGCGTCAAGCGGCAAGAGGACTTCATCGGAATTCACTTCTTCTCCCCGGTCGACAAGATGCCGCTGGTCGAAATCATCAAGGGCGAGAAGACATCTGACGAGGCGCTGGCCCGGGTGTTCGACTACACCCTGGCCATCGGCAAGACCCCGATCGTCGTCAACGACAGCCGCGGCTTCTTCACCTCCCGAGTCATCGGCACCTTCGTCAACGAGGCGCTGGCGATGCTCGGCGAGGGCGTGGAGCCGGCCAGCATCGAGCAGGCCGGGTCGCAGGCCGGGTACCCCGCGCCCCCGCTGCAGCTGTCCGACGAGCTCAACCTGGAGCTGATGCACAAGATCGCCCTGGCCACCCGCAAGGGCGTCGAGGATGCCGGCGGCACCTACGAGCCGCACCCGGCTGAAGCCGTCGTCGAGAAGATGATCGAGCTGGGACGGTCCGGACGGCTCAAGGGCGCCGGCTTCTACGAGTACCCCGAGGGCAAGCGGTCCGGGTTGTGGCCCGGTCTGCGGGAGACCTTCAAGTCGGGCAGCTCGGAGCCGCCGTTGCAGGACATGATCGACCGGATGCTGTTCGCCGAGGCGCTCGAGACGCAGAAGTGCCTGGACGAGGGCGTGCTGACGTCGACCGCCGACGCCAACATCGGGTCCATCATGGGCATCGGCTATCCGCCGTGGACCGGTGGTAGCGCCCAGTACATCGTCGGCTACGAGGGTCCGGGCGGGACCGGCAAGGAAGCCTTTGTCGCCCGCGCCAAAGAGTTGGCGCAGAAGTACGGCGACCGGTTCCTGCCTCCGGATTCGCTGACCTAG
- a CDS encoding acetyl-CoA C-acetyltransferase, protein MSEEAFVYEAIRTPRGKQRNGSLHEVKPLSLVVGLIDELRKRFPDLDENLISDVILGVVSPVGDQGGDIARAAVLAAGMPDTVGGVQLNRFCASGLEAVNTAAQKVRSGWDDLVLAGGVESMSRVPMGSDGGAMALDPVTNYDVGFVPQGIGADLIATIEGFSRDDVDAYALRSQQKAAEAWSGGYFAKSVVPVRDQNGLLILDHDEHMRPDTTMEGLAKLKPAFEGLAALGGFDDVALQKYHWVEKVNHVHTGGNSSGIVDGAALVLIGNEAAGKSQGLTPRARIVATATTGAEPTIMLTGPTPATQKVLDRAGLTVDDIDLFELNEAFASVVLKFQKDLNIPDEKLNVNGGAIAMGHPLGATGAMILGTMVDELERRNARRAVVTLCIGGGMGVATIIERV, encoded by the coding sequence ATGTCCGAAGAAGCCTTTGTATACGAGGCCATCCGCACTCCCCGTGGCAAGCAACGCAACGGTTCGCTGCACGAGGTCAAACCCCTGAGCCTGGTTGTCGGCCTCATCGACGAGTTGCGCAAGCGCTTTCCCGACCTGGACGAGAACTTGATCAGTGACGTCATCCTGGGCGTCGTTTCGCCGGTCGGTGACCAGGGCGGGGACATCGCCCGTGCCGCGGTGCTGGCCGCCGGCATGCCCGACACGGTCGGCGGCGTGCAGCTCAACCGCTTCTGCGCCTCTGGCCTCGAGGCCGTCAACACCGCCGCGCAAAAGGTGCGCTCGGGCTGGGACGACCTGGTACTGGCCGGTGGTGTGGAGTCCATGAGCCGGGTGCCGATGGGCTCGGACGGGGGCGCCATGGCGCTGGACCCGGTCACCAACTACGACGTCGGCTTCGTGCCGCAGGGCATCGGCGCGGACCTGATCGCCACCATCGAGGGCTTCTCCCGCGACGACGTCGACGCCTACGCGCTGCGTAGCCAGCAGAAGGCCGCCGAGGCGTGGTCGGGCGGGTACTTCGCCAAGTCCGTCGTGCCGGTGCGCGACCAGAACGGCCTGCTGATCCTCGACCACGACGAACACATGCGCCCGGACACCACCATGGAGGGCCTGGCCAAGTTGAAGCCGGCCTTCGAGGGGCTGGCCGCGCTCGGCGGCTTCGACGACGTGGCGCTGCAGAAGTACCACTGGGTCGAGAAGGTCAACCATGTGCACACCGGCGGCAACAGCTCCGGCATCGTCGACGGCGCCGCGCTGGTGCTGATCGGCAACGAAGCCGCCGGCAAGTCGCAGGGCCTGACGCCGCGGGCGCGCATCGTGGCCACCGCCACCACCGGTGCCGAGCCGACGATCATGCTGACCGGCCCGACGCCGGCCACCCAGAAGGTGCTCGACCGCGCGGGACTGACCGTCGACGACATCGACCTGTTCGAGCTCAACGAGGCCTTCGCGTCCGTGGTGCTCAAGTTCCAGAAGGACCTGAACATCCCCGACGAGAAGCTCAACGTCAACGGCGGCGCCATCGCGATGGGCCACCCGCTGGGCGCCACCGGCGCCATGATCCTGGGCACCATGGTCGACGAGCTGGAGCGCCGCAACGCCCGACGCGCGGTGGTCACGCTGTGCATCGGCGGCGGCATGGGCGTCGCGACGATCATCGAGAGGGTGTGA
- a CDS encoding putative quinol monooxygenase has protein sequence MPVTVILELKIKPDSVAAARDLMGRALQDTRAFDGNLRTDVLVDDTDEGHWLIYEVWESVEHDEAYRKFRAGEGRLTELPPLLAAPPAKTRYIATDI, from the coding sequence ATTCCCGTCACTGTGATACTCGAACTCAAGATCAAGCCGGACTCGGTGGCAGCGGCCCGCGACCTGATGGGCCGCGCGCTGCAGGACACCCGCGCATTCGACGGGAATCTGCGCACCGACGTGCTCGTCGACGACACCGACGAGGGCCACTGGCTGATCTACGAAGTGTGGGAAAGCGTCGAGCACGACGAGGCCTATCGCAAGTTCCGCGCCGGGGAGGGTCGCCTGACCGAGCTGCCGCCTTTGCTCGCCGCGCCGCCCGCCAAGACGCGCTACATCGCCACCGACATCTGA
- a CDS encoding LLM class F420-dependent oxidoreductase, translated as MRFGLFIPQGWRMDLVGIEPERQWAVMRDLATYADRSAWDSLWVYDHFHTVPLPTDQATHEAWTLMAAYAATTSRIKLGQMCTAMSYRNPVYLAKVAATTDIISGGRVQMGIGGGWYEHEWRAYGYGFPSAGVRLGRLDEGVQIMRDAWRDGKVSFGGKHYQVDGAIVEPRPLQDNGIPLWIAGGGEKVTLRIAAQYAQYTNFTPEPAAFAHKSEVLAGHCRDVGTDFDAIVRSANFTALVGTSEEDVQDRLQRVRDRMVGYVPEAVADAMIAGGSGPESATGTTEQIIERIAKVRDLGCEYAICYFPEAAYDRSGIELFEREVIPALS; from the coding sequence ATGCGCTTTGGTCTTTTCATCCCCCAGGGCTGGCGAATGGATCTCGTCGGCATCGAACCCGAGCGGCAGTGGGCGGTGATGCGCGATCTGGCCACCTATGCCGACCGCAGCGCATGGGATTCGTTGTGGGTCTACGACCATTTCCACACCGTCCCGCTGCCGACGGATCAAGCCACCCATGAGGCGTGGACGTTGATGGCGGCTTACGCTGCCACCACCTCACGGATCAAGCTGGGCCAGATGTGCACGGCGATGAGTTACCGCAATCCGGTGTACCTGGCGAAGGTGGCGGCGACGACCGACATCATCTCCGGCGGTCGTGTACAGATGGGTATCGGTGGCGGTTGGTACGAACACGAATGGCGCGCTTACGGTTACGGCTTCCCGTCGGCGGGGGTGCGGCTGGGCCGGCTGGACGAGGGCGTGCAGATCATGCGCGACGCCTGGCGCGACGGCAAGGTCTCCTTCGGCGGCAAGCACTATCAGGTGGACGGGGCGATCGTCGAGCCAAGACCGTTGCAGGACAATGGGATTCCGTTGTGGATCGCCGGAGGTGGGGAGAAGGTGACGCTGCGGATAGCGGCGCAGTACGCCCAGTACACCAACTTCACGCCGGAGCCTGCGGCGTTCGCACATAAATCCGAGGTGCTAGCGGGGCACTGCCGCGACGTGGGCACCGACTTCGACGCGATCGTGCGCTCGGCGAACTTCACCGCGCTGGTCGGCACGTCGGAGGAAGACGTGCAGGATCGACTGCAGCGCGTGCGCGACCGGATGGTCGGATACGTCCCAGAGGCGGTGGCGGATGCGATGATCGCCGGGGGCAGCGGACCGGAGTCGGCGACCGGCACCACCGAGCAGATCATCGAGCGGATCGCCAAGGTGCGGGACCTGGGCTGCGAGTACGCGATCTGCTATTTCCCCGAGGCGGCCTACGACCGTTCCGGCATCGAGTTGTTCGAACGCGAGGTCATTCCCGCGTTGAGCTGA
- a CDS encoding serine/threonine-protein kinase — MLLQPGQVFAGYTILRVLGAGGMGKVYLATHPRLPREDALKVLPAEFTDDAEYRARFTREADLAASLSHPHIVSIHDRGEHDGQFWISMDYVAGTDAARLLAERYQAGMPADEVAAIVTAVASALDYAHHRGLLHRDVKPANILLTDPDAHARRIYLADFGVARRIDDSAKLTATNVAVGTVAYAAPEQLRGHTIDGRADQYALACSAFELLTGTPPYTDPNPTVVIAQHVSAPPPSIATRRPELAHLDPIFTTALAKDPNDRYPTCTDFATQLTTHLYEDTRITQPAIAITAPVQRAPHRKRLTQRPAVVIAALVAVALVVIGAVFAGVRLNQSHDRATPAPPTVTTTAAPPPTSTAVAAPATPPPPPLPAFTGTYAVEFGPLTDLDGNPGGNGKSITLTYGLRSACGSTGCVATAARRDGDPTLAATTVFDQIDGNWVAVSLSSDQCQGTRAEFWQVFVVHPAPDGTLTGEFSRTSGSTCRDKRTVTFTRTGDVDVNTVADPAGAPPRVTSPAAALHGHYRVVRSFSSEQPRQTGESNVVTQCLRTGERCMSYFHGRAGDSPLLFANGIWTLDTEQDYRCPAGGTTHFSVIAQFPLPASADDPITSLIGHGHQEQTGACAVNTGFEQTFTRIGD, encoded by the coding sequence ATGTTGCTTCAGCCGGGCCAGGTTTTTGCCGGGTACACGATCTTGCGGGTGCTCGGTGCCGGTGGCATGGGCAAGGTGTATCTGGCCACGCACCCGCGGTTACCGCGCGAGGACGCGCTCAAGGTGCTGCCCGCCGAATTCACCGACGACGCCGAATACCGGGCCCGGTTCACCCGCGAAGCCGACCTGGCCGCCAGCCTGTCCCACCCCCACATCGTGTCCATCCACGACCGCGGCGAACACGACGGACAGTTCTGGATCTCCATGGACTACGTCGCAGGCACCGACGCCGCCCGACTCCTGGCCGAGCGCTACCAAGCCGGCATGCCCGCCGACGAAGTCGCCGCCATCGTCACCGCGGTGGCCTCCGCCCTGGACTACGCCCACCACCGCGGCCTGCTGCACCGCGACGTCAAACCAGCCAACATCTTGCTCACCGACCCCGACGCCCACGCCCGCCGCATCTACCTGGCCGACTTCGGCGTGGCCCGCCGCATCGACGACTCAGCCAAACTCACCGCCACCAACGTCGCCGTAGGCACCGTGGCCTACGCCGCCCCCGAACAACTACGCGGCCACACCATCGACGGCCGCGCCGACCAATACGCCCTGGCCTGCAGCGCCTTCGAACTGCTGACCGGCACCCCGCCCTACACCGACCCCAACCCCACCGTCGTCATCGCCCAACACGTCAGCGCCCCACCACCTTCCATCGCCACCCGCCGACCCGAACTCGCCCACCTCGACCCCATCTTCACCACCGCACTGGCCAAAGACCCCAACGACCGCTACCCCACCTGCACCGACTTCGCCACCCAACTCACCACACACCTCTATGAGGACACCCGCATCACTCAACCGGCGATCGCGATCACCGCGCCCGTCCAGCGCGCACCGCATCGCAAGCGGTTGACGCAGCGACCCGCCGTCGTGATCGCTGCACTGGTTGCCGTCGCGTTGGTGGTCATCGGCGCTGTCTTCGCCGGCGTCCGGCTCAATCAGTCGCACGATCGTGCGACCCCTGCCCCACCGACGGTGACCACCACCGCCGCCCCTCCACCCACCAGTACCGCTGTCGCGGCACCCGCCACGCCCCCGCCCCCGCCACTGCCGGCGTTCACCGGCACCTACGCCGTCGAGTTCGGCCCGCTTACCGATCTCGACGGCAATCCGGGTGGTAACGGCAAATCAATAACGCTCACCTACGGCCTGCGCTCGGCCTGCGGCAGCACCGGGTGCGTCGCCACGGCGGCCCGCCGCGACGGCGATCCGACGCTGGCGGCCACGACGGTGTTCGACCAGATCGACGGAAACTGGGTCGCCGTATCCCTGAGTTCCGACCAGTGCCAGGGGACCCGCGCCGAGTTCTGGCAAGTCTTCGTGGTGCACCCCGCGCCCGACGGCACCCTCACCGGCGAATTCAGCCGCACCAGCGGGAGCACCTGCCGGGACAAACGGACCGTCACCTTCACCCGCACCGGTGATGTCGACGTCAACACGGTCGCCGATCCGGCCGGCGCGCCACCCCGGGTGACGTCGCCGGCCGCCGCACTGCACGGCCACTACCGCGTCGTCAGGTCGTTCAGCTCCGAACAGCCCAGGCAGACCGGTGAGTCCAACGTCGTCACCCAGTGCCTGCGCACCGGAGAACGCTGCATGAGCTACTTCCACGGACGCGCCGGAGACTCACCACTGCTCTTCGCCAATGGGATCTGGACGCTGGACACCGAACAGGACTACCGCTGCCCGGCCGGTGGCACAACGCATTTCAGTGTCATCGCCCAGTTCCCGTTGCCCGCTTCGGCCGACGATCCGATAACCTCGCTGATCGGGCACGGCCACCAGGAACAAACGGGGGCCTGCGCTGTGAACACCGGCTTCGAGCAGACGTTCACTCGCATCGGTGATTAG